A single genomic interval of Peromyscus leucopus breed LL Stock chromosome 7, UCI_PerLeu_2.1, whole genome shotgun sequence harbors:
- the Kcnj5 gene encoding G protein-activated inward rectifier potassium channel 4: MAGNSRNAMSKDMEIGVTFQDHKKIPKQARDYTPIATDRTRLLAEGKKPRQRYMEKSGKCNVHHGNVQETYRYLSDLFTTLVDLKWRFNLLVFTMVYTITWLFFGFIWWLIAYVRGDLDHVGDQEWIPCVENLSGFVSAFLFSIETETTIGYGFRVITEKCPEGIILLLVQAILGSIVNAFMVGCMFVKISQPKKRAETLMFSNNAVISMRDEKLCLMFRVGDLRNSHIVEASIRAKLIKSRQTKEGEFIPLNQTDINVGFDTGDDRLFLVSPLIISHEINEKSPFWEMSRAQLEQEEFEVVVILEGMVEATGMTCQARSSYMDTEVLWGHRFTPVLTLEKGFYEVDYNTFHDTYETNTPSCCAKELAEMKRNGRLLQYLPSPPLLGGCAEAGRDAEAEQDEGDEPNGLSVSRATRGSM, encoded by the exons ATGGCTGGCAATTCCAGGAACGCTATGAGCAAAGACATGGAGATAGGAGTCACTTTCCAGGACCACAAGAAGATTCCCAAGCAGGCACGGGATTACACACCGATCGCCACAGACCGCACTCGCCTGCTGGCAGAAGGCAAAAAGCCACGTCAGCGCTACATGGAGAAGAGTGGCAAGTGCAACGTGCATCACGGCAATGTCCAGGAAACCTACCGCTACCTAAGTGACCTCTTCACCACCCTGGTGGACCTCAAGTGGCGCTTCAACCTCCTGGTCTTCACCATGGTCTACACTATCACATGGCTGTTCTTTGGCTTCATCTGGTGGCTCATTGCTTATGTCCGAGGTGATCTGGACCATGTGGGTGACCAAGAGTGGATTCCTTGTGTTGAAAACCTCAGTGGCTTTgtgtctgctttcctgttctccaTTGAGACAGAAACAACCATTGGCTATGGCTTCAGAGTCATCACTGAGAAGTGTCCGGAGGGGATCATACTCCTCCTGGTGCAGGCCATTCTGGGCTCTATCGTTAATGCCTTCATGGTGGGTTGCATGTTTGTGAAGATCAGCCAGCCAAAGAAGAGAGCAGAGACCCTCATGTTTTCCAACAATGCTGTCATCTCCATGCGGGATGAGAAGCTGTGCCTCATGTTCCGGGTAGGTGACCTCCGAAACTCCCACATCGTGGAGGCCTCCATCCGTGCCAAGCTAATCAAATCCCGGCAGACCAAAGAAGGGGAGTTCATCCCCTTGAACCAGACAGACATTAATGTGGGCTTTGACACTGGTGATGACCGTCTCTTCCTGGTGTCCCCGCTCATCATCTCCCATGAGATCAATGAGAAGAGCCCTTTCTGGGAGATGTCGCGTGCTCAGCTGGAACAGGAAGAGTTTGAAGTTGTGGTCATCTTAGAAGGAATGGTAGAAGCAACAG GCATGACTTGCCAAGCACGAAGCTCTTACATGGACACAGAGGTGCTCTGGGGCCACCGATTCACACCAGTCCTCACCTTGGAAAAAGGCTTTTATGAGGTGGACTACAACACCTTCCACGACACCTATGAAACCAACACACCCAGCTGCTGTGCCAAGGAGCTGGCAGAAATGAAGCGGAATGGGCGGCTCCTGCAGTACCTTCCCAGCCCTCCCTTGCTTGGGGGGTGTGCTGAGGCTGGGAGAGATGCTGAGGCTGAGCAGGATGAAGGGGATGAACCCAATGGACTGAGTGTGTCCCGGGCGACCAGGGGCTCAATGTGA